A DNA window from Nitrososphaerota archaeon contains the following coding sequences:
- a CDS encoding DUF424 domain-containing protein — MPGRGFAVKTAEFRGTVLVNICDEELVGRKVKEGKLEVHLSKEFYSGEVVDRGEALRLIRTCSIVNLAGARSVSLAVDNEVGAPEAIREIEEVPFLMIYKFAG; from the coding sequence ATGCCCGGCCGAGGTTTTGCGGTCAAGACCGCAGAGTTCAGGGGCACGGTCCTGGTCAACATCTGCGACGAAGAGCTGGTCGGGAGGAAGGTCAAGGAGGGAAAGCTGGAGGTCCACCTGTCGAAGGAGTTCTACTCGGGCGAGGTGGTCGACAGGGGAGAGGCGCTCAGGCTGATAAGGACCTGCTCCATCGTGAACCTTGCCGGCGCCAGGTCCGTGTCCCTGGCCGTGGACAACGAAGTCGGCGCTCCCGAAGCGATCCGCGAGATCGAGGAGGTTCCTTTCCTCATGATCTACAAGTTCGCCGGCTAG
- a CDS encoding adenosylhomocysteinase: MTKVADQGLSTVGEENFLWAKAHMGALTTLASKYSRKRPLEGVKLGVCLHVTKETSVLIDVLLQAGAEVKLAAANPLSTQDDIAAYLSTRTDVWAWRGETVREYDWALKQVLAAGPEQLIDDGADLHVAALGSRPKGIVGGSEETTTGVMRLRALEAQGKLAYPVIAVNNAQTKFLFDNRYGTGQSTLDGIMRATALLLAGMSVVVVGYGWVGKGVAMRAKGMGARVTVVEIDPIRAIEAHLDGFEVSDITKAAAGGELFITATGQKNVVPYEAIAKMKEGVILANAGHFDVEIDVKTLLSKSTSVKAVRTHVDEVTLPGGKKVYLVGKGRIANLVAAEGHPPEVMQMSFANQFMAALHLHDNHSQLEKKVYGVSPEAEDEIARAALKSMGVSIGTQTEEQKEYAKSWEL, from the coding sequence ATGACAAAGGTGGCGGACCAGGGGCTGAGCACGGTAGGGGAGGAGAACTTTCTGTGGGCCAAGGCCCACATGGGGGCCCTCACCACGCTTGCTTCGAAGTACTCTCGGAAACGCCCCCTGGAGGGGGTGAAGCTGGGGGTGTGCCTCCACGTGACCAAGGAGACGTCGGTGCTGATAGACGTGCTGCTGCAGGCCGGAGCAGAGGTCAAGCTGGCGGCGGCGAATCCTCTGTCGACTCAGGACGACATCGCGGCATACCTTTCGACCAGGACGGACGTCTGGGCCTGGAGGGGGGAGACCGTCAGGGAGTACGACTGGGCGCTCAAACAAGTCCTGGCCGCAGGCCCCGAGCAGTTAATCGACGACGGAGCCGACCTGCACGTGGCGGCATTGGGGTCGCGCCCCAAGGGGATCGTGGGAGGGTCGGAGGAGACGACGACGGGGGTGATGAGGCTCAGGGCGCTGGAGGCGCAGGGGAAGCTCGCCTATCCTGTCATAGCGGTCAACAACGCCCAGACCAAGTTCCTGTTCGACAACAGGTACGGCACCGGGCAGAGCACCCTGGACGGCATAATGCGGGCGACTGCGCTGCTCCTCGCGGGGATGAGCGTGGTCGTCGTGGGCTACGGCTGGGTGGGCAAGGGGGTCGCCATGAGGGCGAAGGGCATGGGCGCCAGGGTGACCGTGGTGGAGATTGATCCAATAAGGGCGATTGAAGCGCACCTGGACGGCTTCGAGGTCTCGGACATCACCAAAGCTGCGGCAGGGGGCGAGCTCTTCATCACAGCTACCGGCCAGAAGAACGTAGTTCCCTACGAGGCCATAGCAAAGATGAAGGAGGGCGTGATTCTCGCCAATGCAGGGCACTTCGACGTGGAGATAGACGTGAAGACCCTCCTTTCGAAGAGCACCAGTGTGAAGGCAGTCAGGACCCATGTGGATGAGGTGACGCTCCCAGGCGGGAAGAAGGTGTACCTGGTGGGGAAGGGAAGGATAGCGAACCTGGTGGCGGCCGAGGGGCACCCGCCGGAGGTCATGCAGATGTCCTTCGCCAACCAGTTCATGGCGGCCTTGCACCTACACGACAACCATTCGCAGTTGGAGAAGAAGGTCTACGGAGTCTCGCCAGAGGCCGAGGACGAGATCGCGAGGGCTGCGCTGAAGTCCATGGGGGTCTCGATAGGGACGCAGACGGAGGAGCAGAAAGAATATGCGAAGAGCTGGGAGCTCTAG
- the metG gene encoding methionine--tRNA ligase codes for MDELSQNRVIITAALPYAYDDLHLGHVASTHLPPDILYRYLKLRGVEVSQVCASDDYGTPILIAAEKKGKQPSEYSGEWNKRFRDDLEKLGIVYDVFDRTSSPENVQLVQRFFTKLNENGFIFVSEVDQFYCEYDKKFLPDRYVKGKCPYCGAEDQYSDACENCGRTLQPGQVLNPHCSICGRAPVMRKSSHYFFKLSAFSKRLEEWLNGNRDLQPDARNYVLNWIKDGLQDWDITRDISWGVPIPLKEAEGKVLYGWFDNHLCYITAALKAAGKEGEEGREYWNGARVYHFIGKDIVYHHYLFLPSMRMGEGEYKLPDLIPTRGHLLLSGKKISRSKHWMITVRDFVERFPPDYLRFYLTRIVPYSQSDANFDLQEFGDKINNELVASIGNFVYRSLVFVKNRHGGVIPAPGKAGDEEEAVVEALRDAVKETGELIDRGHYDRALKRVLDFSAECNRYFQRKAPWEKGEDEPTAIYYSCNLVAGLATLLAPFVPFSSAEIWAQLGFGTPLQSDGWEKAAELRVKAGQRIGDPAPIFRKVEDKDLGKVRVLLG; via the coding sequence GTGGATGAGCTCAGCCAGAACAGGGTCATAATCACAGCCGCGCTGCCCTACGCCTACGACGACCTCCACCTCGGACATGTTGCGAGCACTCATCTCCCTCCGGACATCCTCTACAGGTACCTCAAGCTGAGGGGGGTCGAGGTCTCCCAGGTCTGCGCGTCGGACGACTACGGGACCCCGATCCTCATCGCCGCGGAGAAGAAGGGAAAGCAACCCAGCGAGTACTCCGGCGAGTGGAACAAGAGGTTCAGGGACGACCTTGAGAAGCTCGGGATAGTCTATGACGTCTTCGACAGGACGAGCTCGCCTGAGAACGTTCAGCTAGTCCAGAGGTTCTTCACGAAACTCAATGAAAACGGGTTCATCTTCGTGTCCGAGGTCGACCAGTTCTACTGCGAATACGACAAGAAATTCCTTCCTGACAGGTATGTGAAAGGCAAGTGCCCCTATTGCGGGGCTGAAGACCAGTATTCGGACGCCTGCGAGAACTGCGGAAGGACGCTCCAGCCTGGCCAAGTCTTGAACCCCCACTGCTCCATCTGCGGGAGGGCCCCGGTGATGAGGAAGAGCAGCCACTACTTCTTCAAGCTCTCCGCCTTCTCCAAGAGACTCGAGGAGTGGCTGAACGGGAACAGGGACCTGCAGCCAGATGCGAGGAACTACGTGCTAAACTGGATAAAGGACGGGCTCCAGGACTGGGACATCACCAGGGACATCTCCTGGGGGGTCCCGATACCGCTCAAGGAGGCGGAGGGAAAGGTGCTCTATGGCTGGTTCGACAACCATCTTTGTTACATCACCGCCGCGTTGAAGGCGGCGGGGAAGGAAGGTGAAGAAGGCAGAGAGTACTGGAACGGGGCCAGGGTCTACCACTTCATAGGCAAGGATATCGTCTATCACCACTACCTGTTCCTCCCGAGCATGAGGATGGGAGAGGGGGAGTACAAACTCCCGGACCTCATCCCCACACGAGGACACCTGCTTCTCTCCGGAAAGAAGATCTCCAGGAGCAAGCACTGGATGATCACGGTCAGGGACTTCGTGGAGCGGTTCCCGCCAGACTATCTGAGGTTCTACCTGACGAGGATCGTGCCCTACAGCCAGTCAGACGCGAACTTCGACCTGCAGGAGTTCGGGGACAAGATAAACAACGAGTTGGTTGCGAGCATAGGCAACTTCGTCTACAGGTCGTTGGTCTTCGTCAAGAACCGCCACGGGGGAGTAATCCCAGCCCCCGGGAAGGCGGGGGACGAGGAGGAAGCTGTGGTCGAGGCGCTCAGAGACGCGGTGAAGGAGACCGGGGAGCTGATTGACAGGGGGCACTACGACAGGGCCTTGAAGAGGGTCCTGGACTTCTCTGCCGAATGCAACCGGTACTTCCAGCGCAAGGCCCCCTGGGAGAAGGGCGAGGATGAACCGACCGCGATATACTACTCCTGCAACCTGGTCGCAGGCCTCGCCACCCTGCTCGCCCCGTTCGTCCCCTTCAGCTCTGCGGAGATCTGGGCCCAGCTTGGGTTTGGGACTCCCCTCCAGAGCGACGGATGGGAGAAGGCAGCGGAGCTAAGGGTGAAGGCCGGCCAGAGGATAGGAGACCCCGCGCCCATCTTCAGAAAGGTCGAAGACAAAGACCTTGGGAAAGTGCGGGTTCTTCTTGGCTGA
- the dnaJ gene encoding molecular chaperone DnaJ, whose amino-acid sequence MAAKDYYEVLGVTKGAPKDQIKNAYRKLALQFHPDRNKSPEAEARFKEISEAYAVLSDDEKRKQYDSYGREGVYQRYSQEDIFRGVNFGEFFRGAGFGGFDDIFAQFFGGGQDQRVSGGEDLTYHLQVGLEELVEDSTREIEVPRSEVCSNCNGSGARPGTSPQTCNVCGGTGQVQKVQSAGFARLVRITACSRCGGRGYIVESPCKECRGKGTVQKTRKIRVMIPAGVEDGHTLRLRGEGSAGENGVPPGDLYVVVNVAPHRLFARREGDVFMETKVGIAEAALGTEVVVPTLYGDVKLSVPQGTQPGAVFKVKGKGLPKYGGWGKGDEYVKVGVEVPRNLSGAQKDLLKKFSEAN is encoded by the coding sequence ATGGCGGCAAAGGACTACTACGAGGTACTCGGCGTCACGAAGGGTGCCCCCAAGGACCAGATCAAGAACGCCTACAGAAAGCTGGCCCTGCAGTTCCATCCTGACAGGAACAAGTCGCCGGAGGCGGAGGCTCGTTTCAAGGAGATATCCGAGGCCTACGCCGTACTGTCGGACGACGAGAAGAGGAAGCAGTACGACTCTTACGGACGGGAGGGGGTCTATCAGAGGTACAGCCAGGAGGACATATTCAGGGGGGTGAACTTCGGGGAGTTCTTCCGGGGCGCAGGGTTCGGTGGCTTCGACGACATCTTCGCCCAGTTCTTCGGGGGAGGACAGGACCAAAGGGTGAGCGGGGGCGAGGACCTGACCTACCACCTGCAGGTCGGCCTGGAGGAGCTGGTGGAAGATTCCACCCGGGAGATCGAGGTGCCCAGGAGCGAGGTCTGCTCCAACTGCAACGGCAGCGGGGCCAGGCCGGGGACCTCTCCCCAGACCTGCAACGTCTGCGGTGGGACGGGCCAGGTCCAGAAGGTACAGTCGGCTGGTTTCGCGAGGCTGGTGAGGATAACGGCCTGCAGCAGGTGCGGAGGACGGGGGTACATCGTCGAGTCTCCCTGCAAGGAGTGCAGAGGGAAGGGGACGGTCCAGAAGACAAGGAAAATACGGGTGATGATTCCGGCCGGAGTAGAGGACGGGCATACGCTACGACTTCGGGGTGAGGGCAGCGCCGGGGAGAACGGAGTGCCTCCGGGGGACCTTTACGTCGTCGTGAACGTGGCGCCCCACAGGCTCTTCGCGCGGCGCGAGGGCGACGTCTTCATGGAGACAAAGGTCGGGATCGCAGAGGCGGCCCTGGGGACCGAGGTAGTGGTGCCGACGTTGTACGGAGACGTGAAGTTGAGCGTCCCTCAGGGGACCCAGCCCGGGGCGGTCTTCAAGGTAAAGGGCAAGGGACTGCCGAAGTATGGCGGCTGGGGGAAGGGGGACGAGTACGTCAAGGTCGGAGTCGAGGTGCCGAGGAACCTAAGCGGCGCCCAGAAGGATCTCCTGAAGAAGTTCAGCGAAGCGAACTAG
- a CDS encoding translation initiation factor IF-2 subunit beta, with protein sequence MPHSYDELLSRARSGLDKDAKKSGALRLELPEPDVIWVGNKTIFRNYAEFPKLLRRDSPRVLMYLAKELATAASLDGERAIFIGRKDRDSFSQLLQRYVKDGVICPVCGSPDTHLEKDKRMWFMVCEACGARSVAKVA encoded by the coding sequence ATGCCTCATTCCTACGACGAGCTGCTTTCAAGGGCAAGGTCGGGCCTCGACAAGGACGCCAAGAAATCGGGCGCCCTCCGTCTCGAGCTCCCTGAACCGGACGTCATCTGGGTCGGAAACAAGACGATATTCCGCAACTACGCCGAGTTCCCGAAGCTGCTCAGGCGGGACTCCCCCAGGGTGCTGATGTACCTCGCCAAGGAGCTGGCTACCGCCGCCTCCCTCGACGGCGAGCGTGCGATATTCATAGGCCGGAAGGACAGGGACTCTTTCTCCCAGCTGCTCCAGAGGTACGTGAAGGACGGGGTGATATGCCCCGTATGCGGGAGCCCCGACACCCACCTCGAGAAGGACAAGAGGATGTGGTTCATGGTCTGCGAGGCCTGCGGAGCCCGTTCGGTAGCAAAGGTTGCATAG
- a CDS encoding MTAP family purine nucleoside phosphorylase: protein MTRNSRFGVITGTGVTEHFGVSVPEKVETKYGSAQVYRSGEGGYYFLPRHGPGHTVPPHMINYRANLAALEKLGVRKVIATSAVGSMKPGFGVGRIGLVDQFLDFTKRRNETFFSEEVTHTDMTNPYSSGLNRALGRAGDDFGVRLSRGLVYVCAEGPRFETAAEIRMYRKLGGDVVGMTGVPEVVLANEKDMEYASVVIATNWAAGIQKKVSHEEVVKVMKKTGMVVKELIDATIKRLESGGSD from the coding sequence ATGACTCGGAATAGCAGGTTCGGAGTAATCACCGGCACCGGCGTCACGGAGCATTTCGGAGTCTCGGTGCCGGAGAAAGTGGAGACAAAGTACGGTTCTGCCCAGGTCTACCGGTCGGGGGAAGGGGGGTACTACTTCCTTCCGCGCCACGGGCCTGGGCATACGGTCCCTCCGCACATGATAAACTACCGGGCCAACCTGGCAGCCCTGGAGAAGCTCGGGGTGAGGAAGGTGATCGCGACGAGCGCTGTGGGGTCGATGAAACCCGGCTTCGGGGTGGGAAGGATCGGGCTCGTGGACCAGTTCCTTGACTTCACGAAACGAAGGAACGAGACGTTCTTCTCCGAGGAGGTGACACACACCGACATGACCAATCCGTACAGTTCGGGGCTGAACCGGGCCCTCGGTCGGGCGGGGGACGACTTCGGAGTGAGGCTCAGCAGGGGGCTGGTGTACGTCTGCGCCGAGGGGCCGAGGTTCGAGACAGCGGCCGAGATCAGGATGTACAGGAAGCTCGGGGGGGACGTGGTGGGCATGACGGGGGTCCCGGAGGTGGTGCTCGCCAACGAGAAGGACATGGAATATGCGTCGGTGGTCATCGCGACGAATTGGGCAGCCGGGATACAGAAGAAAGTGAGCCATGAGGAAGTCGTGAAGGTGATGAAGAAGACGGGGATGGTGGTCAAGGAGCTCATAGACGCAACGATAAAGCGCCTCGAATCAGGGGGTTCGGACTGA
- a CDS encoding S-methyl-5'-thioadenosine phosphorylase — MKPRAEIGVFGGSGFYSFLKNSREVTVSTPYGRPSGRVNLLTLEGREVAFLPRHGVRHQYPPHKVPYRANVRAFKQLGVSRIVAPNAVGSLKPEIEPGDLVICDQFVNFTAGREETFFDGPETTHVSTAEPYCPQMRQVAADAAKRLGMRVRGTGTVVVIQGPRFSTKAESRFFRSQGWDVINMTQYPEVVLAREQEICYLNISLATDYDSGLEGDPRVKPVSHEGVIKVFNRNMGRLRELIVEIVKELPRKRSCECGSALEHARLSA, encoded by the coding sequence GTGAAGCCGAGGGCGGAAATCGGCGTCTTTGGCGGCTCAGGTTTCTACAGCTTCCTCAAGAACTCGAGAGAGGTCACGGTCAGCACTCCCTATGGGAGGCCCAGCGGCAGAGTCAACCTCTTGACGTTGGAGGGGAGGGAAGTTGCGTTCCTTCCGAGGCACGGTGTACGCCACCAGTATCCACCCCACAAGGTGCCCTACCGGGCGAACGTGCGGGCCTTCAAGCAGCTGGGCGTGTCGCGCATAGTCGCGCCGAACGCGGTGGGGAGCCTGAAGCCTGAGATCGAGCCTGGGGATCTTGTGATCTGCGACCAGTTCGTGAACTTCACGGCCGGGAGGGAGGAGACGTTCTTCGACGGGCCCGAGACGACCCATGTGAGCACGGCCGAGCCATACTGCCCCCAGATGAGGCAGGTCGCAGCGGATGCGGCGAAACGGCTGGGGATGAGGGTCAGGGGGACCGGCACTGTGGTTGTCATCCAGGGTCCGAGGTTCTCCACCAAGGCCGAGAGCAGGTTCTTCAGGAGCCAGGGGTGGGACGTCATCAACATGACCCAGTACCCGGAGGTGGTGCTGGCCAGAGAGCAGGAGATCTGCTACCTCAACATCTCGCTGGCCACCGACTATGACTCTGGGCTGGAGGGCGACCCCAGGGTGAAGCCGGTCTCCCACGAAGGGGTGATCAAGGTGTTCAACAGGAACATGGGGCGGCTTCGTGAGCTCATCGTAGAGATTGTGAAGGAGCTGCCACGGAAGCGCAGCTGCGAGTGCGGTTCGGCGCTGGAGCACGCGAGGTTGAGCGCCTGA
- a CDS encoding iron-sulfur cluster assembly protein, with product MESDLTKRVSERLDELIDEETSRKYGELNIITEVTEMSEGSVRVKFRTLSAYSPLAVDTGRSIRQTALSTDGVKSVRVECTGHMMDELVNKIVNKEDAKPNPA from the coding sequence GTGGAGAGCGACCTGACGAAGCGCGTTTCGGAGCGCCTCGACGAACTCATCGATGAAGAAACTTCGAGGAAGTACGGGGAGCTGAACATCATCACCGAGGTCACCGAAATGTCCGAAGGCTCGGTGCGGGTGAAGTTCAGGACGCTCTCTGCCTACAGCCCCCTGGCGGTCGACACGGGGAGGAGCATAAGACAGACGGCCCTCTCGACGGATGGAGTGAAGTCAGTCCGCGTGGAGTGCACCGGCCACATGATGGATGAGCTCGTCAACAAGATCGTGAACAAGGAAGACGCGAAGCCGAACCCGGCCTAG
- a CDS encoding adenine phosphoribosyltransferase, with protein MDRLEKDIKKAIRTVPDYPKKGIPFKDLTTLWKDGKLSRRVTRELEARWKGKKLDKVVGIEARGFIVGAPLADRLGVGFVPARKVGKLPAKKLSQNYELEYGRQGLEIHADSISMGEGVVLVDDLLATGGTSRAAGSLVEKLGGEVVGFAFVTELAYLKGRDKLAGYKVDSLAKYDSE; from the coding sequence ATGGACAGGCTCGAGAAGGACATCAAGAAGGCGATCAGGACTGTCCCTGACTACCCGAAGAAGGGAATCCCGTTCAAAGACCTCACGACCCTGTGGAAGGACGGGAAGCTGTCTCGCAGGGTGACCAGGGAGCTTGAAGCGAGGTGGAAGGGGAAGAAGCTGGACAAGGTGGTCGGGATCGAGGCAAGGGGGTTCATAGTCGGAGCTCCGCTCGCGGACAGGCTGGGGGTCGGGTTCGTCCCTGCGAGGAAAGTGGGAAAGCTGCCGGCAAAGAAGCTGAGCCAGAACTATGAGCTCGAGTACGGCAGACAGGGGTTGGAGATCCACGCGGATTCGATTTCGATGGGGGAGGGGGTGGTCTTGGTGGACGACCTGCTCGCGACGGGGGGGACTTCGAGGGCCGCAGGGAGCCTGGTGGAGAAGCTGGGGGGGGAGGTCGTGGGTTTCGCTTTCGTCACGGAGCTTGCCTATCTGAAAGGAAGGGACAAGCTCGCCGGGTACAAGGTTGATTCGCTGGCAAAGTATGACTCGGAATAG